In Hydra vulgaris chromosome 06, alternate assembly HydraT2T_AEP, a genomic segment contains:
- the LOC100204156 gene encoding cell division control protein 42 homolog isoform X2: MQTIKCVVVGDGAVGKTCLLISYTTNKFPSEYVPTVFDNYAVTVMIGGEPYTLGLFDTAGQEDYDRLRPLSYPQTDVFLVCFSVVAPSSFENVKEKWVPEITHHCPKTPFLLVGTQVDLRDDGAIIEKLAKTKQKPITVDSGDKLARELRAVKYVECSALTQKGLKNVFDEAILAALEPPEQPKKKKCIII, from the exons ATGCAAACTATCAAATGTGTAGTAGTTGGTGATGGTGCTGTTGGTAAAACATGTTTACTTATTTCatatacaacaaataaatttcCTAGTGAATATGTTCCtaca gtatttgaTAACTATGCTGTTACAGTTATGATTGGAGGAGAACCATATACTCTAGGCCTTTTTGATACTGCAG GTCAAGAAGATTATGATAGGCTGAGACCACTTTCTTATCCTCAAACAGATGtgtttcttgtttgtttttctgttgtGGCACCatcttcttttgaaaatgtaaaagaaaag tGGGTTCCTGAAATCACACATCATTGTCCTAAAACACCATTTTTACTGGTTGGTACTCAAGTAGATTTACGCGATGACGGTGCAATCATTGAAAAGCTTGCTAAAACGAAACAAAAACCAATCACAGTGGATTCAGGTGACAAATTGGCTCGTGAACTTCGTGCTGTAAAATATGTTGAGTGTTCTGCTCTTACACAGAAAGGCTTAAAGAATGTATTTGACGAAGCTATTCTAGCTGCCCTTGAACCACCAGAACAGcctaaaaagaaaaagtgtataattatttaa